In Lycium ferocissimum isolate CSIRO_LF1 chromosome 11, AGI_CSIRO_Lferr_CH_V1, whole genome shotgun sequence, a single genomic region encodes these proteins:
- the LOC132035896 gene encoding uncharacterized protein LOC132035896: MSRFFRIGSIKSIAQSLEKSQRSSYSGEKHGLLLRVGICSSKYRFYGQYTSSARGYTSFTGYKVQNSMYNFHKIQSAHHARLAWRRFLMISLYKGRTFMPLSRIAQAVSLALCRSAVIVPGIFALGYGKNLAAAEALPDMDLSRNDFYLRAQDSHALFTRLILSAFEGVVLLVRAFYLAILFSPSIAMAPFAEVLGPTYRKIWLQVVHRTLERAGPAFIKWGQWAATRPDLFPRDLCAELSKLHMKAPEHSFAYTKKVVEKAFGRTLSEIFESFEQTPVASGSIAQVHSASLKSRYRDRELKKPVKVAVKVRHPGVGESIRRDFEIINIVAKLSGFIPSLKWLRLDESVQQFAVFMMSQVDLAREAAHLSRFLYNFRRWKDVSFPKPVYPLVHPAVLVETFEEGESVAHYVDELQGHERLKSALAHIGTHALLKMLLVDNFMHADMHPGNILVRVQQHKSSRKRIFKSKPHVIFLDVGMTAELSQNDKLNLLEFFKAVARRDGTTAAKCTLNLSKKQNCPNPDAFIKEVKESFDFWGTPEGDLVHPADCMTQLLEQVRHHRVNIDGNVCTAMVTTLVLEGWQRKLDPDYNIMHTLQTLLLKADWAKDLTYTIEQVMAP; this comes from the exons ATGTCAAG ATTCTTTAGAATTGGTAGTATTAAAAGCATTGCACAATCCCTTGAAAAAAGTCAGAGAAGTTCCTATTCAGGAGAAAAGCACGGATTGCTTCTTAGGGTTGGGATATGTTCTTCAAAGTACAGATTTTATGGGCAATACACATCTTCTGCTAGAGGATACACTTCATTTACAGGGTACAAAGTACAAAACAGTATGTACAACTTTCACAAGATACAGTCAGCACATCATGCCCGACTTGCTTGGAGGAGGTTCTTAATGATTTCTTTGTACAAAGGAAGAACTTTTATGCCACTAAGTAGAATTGCTCAAGCAGTTAGTTTGGCTTTGTGCCGCTCTGCGGTTATTGTTCCTGGTATATTTGCTTTAGGGTATGGAAAAAATTTAGCAGCAGCAGAGGCCCTGCCAGATATGGACCTTTCAAGGAATGATTTTTATCTACGTGCACAAGATAGTCATGCTTTATTTACTCGACTAATCCTTTCAGCATTTGAAGGTGTTGTTCTTTTGGTGAGAGCTTTTTATTTGGCGATCCTGTTTTCCCCGAGCATTGCGATGGCTCCATTCGCAGAAGTTCTGGGACCCACGTACCGGAAAATATGGCTTCAGGTTGTTCACCGGACTCTCGAAAGAGCGGGTCCCGCATTTATAAAATGGGGCCAATGGGCGGCTACGCGTCCTGATCTATTCCCGAGAGACCTGTGTGCTGAGCTGTCAAAGCTTCACATGAAAGCCCCCGAACATAGCTTCGCCTACACGAAAAAAGTGGTCGAGAAAGCTTTCGGTCGCACACTTTCCGAGATTTTTGAGTCGTTCGAGCAGACCCCGGTAGCTTCCGGAAGTATAGCTCAAGTACATAGTGCTTCCTTGAAATCTAGATACCGTGATCGAGAGCTTAAAAAGCCTGTGAAAGTGGCGGTAAAAGTTAGACACCCTGGAGTTGGTGAATCAATTAGAAGAGATTTCGAGATTATCAATATAGTTGCAAAATTATCGGGGTTTATTCCATCGCTTAAGTGGCTTAGATTGGACGAAAGTGTCCAGCAATTTGCTGTCTTTATGATGTCACAAGTTGACCTAGCCAGAGAAGCTGCTCATCTAAGTCgttttctttataattttcgGAGGTGGAAAGATGTCTCTTTCCCTAAACCTGTTTATCCATTAGTACATCCGGCCGTGCTGGTGGAAACTTTCGAGGAAGGGGAAAGTGTGGCCCACTATGTTGATGAACTTCAGGGCCACGAGCGACTTAAGAGTGCTCTTGCTCATATCGGAACTCATGCGCTTCTCAAGATGCTTCTG GTTGACAACTTTATGCATGCAGACATGCATCCAGGAAATATTCTTGTCCGTGTACAACAGCACAAATCCTCTCGGAAACGTATCTTCAAGTCAAAGCCCCACGTGATTTTCCTCGATGTAGGCATGACTGCTGAACTTTCTCAGAACGATAAGTTGAATTTGCTTGAATTCTTTAAGGCTGTTGCTCGTCGAGATGGTACCACTGCAGCTAAGTGCACTTTAAATCTATCAAAGAAGCAGAATTGCCCTAATCCAGATGCCTTCATTAAG GAAGTGAAAGAGTCCTTTGATTTTTGGGGGACTCCAGAAGGAGATTTAGTCCATCCTGCCGACTGCATGACACAACTACTCGAACAAGTTAGGCATCACAGAGTGAACATCGATGGCAACGTCTGCACCGCGATGGTTACAACATTAGTCCTCGAG GGTTGGCAACGGAAACTTGACCCTGATTATAATATAATGCACACGCTACAGACGCTGCTTCTCAAAGCTGACTGGGCAAAGGATCTTACCTACACAATTGAACAGGTCATGGCTCCTTGA